The following are encoded in a window of Cucurbita pepo subsp. pepo cultivar mu-cu-16 chromosome LG12, ASM280686v2, whole genome shotgun sequence genomic DNA:
- the LOC111806398 gene encoding trihelix transcription factor ASR3-like isoform X1: MALQQLSLGPAPLDAVTNGVDVRPMSIDGGDDATKTPRLPRWTRQEILVLIQGKKVAETRVRGGRAASLAFGSAQVEPKWASVSSYCKRHGVNRGPVQCRKRWSNLAGDFKKIKEWESQIREDTESFWVMRNDLRRERKLPGFFDKEVYDILDSGPAPSPSPALALALAPAPPPALNSDEVKPDAEPEHVFDSSKIATADDGLFSDFEQDETSRSPMKEVAGKEVPAPTADGAIPAPTPLSEKLYQPAAQDCPVQGTSNDREAAAAANPGIGSTSSQEGRKRKHVALDVDEETMVQNELIGILEKNGKLLSAQLEAQNMNFELDREQRKHHADGLVAVLNKLADALGRIADKL, from the exons atggCTTTGCAGCAGCTTAGCCTCGGTCCAGCTCCCCTTGACGCCGTCACTAATGGTGTTGACGTTCGGCCGATGTCAATTGACGGCGGAGACGACGCCACCAAAACACCCAGGCTTCCCCGGTGGACTCGCCAGGAgattcttgttcttattcAGGGTAAGAAGGTTGCCGAGACAAGGGTTCGCGGCGGCCGGGCTGCTAGTCTTGCCTTTGGCTCTGCCCAGGTTGAACCCAAGTGGGCCTCTGTCTCCTCCTACTGTAAGAGGCATGGGGTCAATCGGGGTCCGGTCCAGTGCCGCAAGAGATGGAGCAATTTGGCTGGTGACTTCAAGAAGATCAAGGAGTGGGAGTCCCAAATTAGGGAAGATACTGAATCCTTTTGGGTCATGAGGAACGATTTGAGACGCGAGAGGAAATTGCCAGGGTTTTTCGACAAGGAGGTTTATGATATATTGGATTCCGGCCCAGCTCCTTCGCCATCGCCGGCTCTGGCTCTCGCTCTTGCTCCTGCTCCGCCCCCCGCTCTCAATTCCGATGAGGTCAAGCCCGATGCCGAGCCGGAGCACGTGTTCGACAGTTCTAAAATAGCGACAGCGGACGACGGTTTGTTCTCCGATTTCGAGCAGGACGAAACCAGCCGGAGCCCCATGAAGGAAGTCGCCGGGAAGGAGGTTCCAGCACCGACGGCCGACGGGGCAATTCCTGCTCCGACACCTTTATCAG AGAAGCTGTACCAACCTGCTGCTCAAGATTGTCCTGTCCAAG GCACATCAAATGACAgagaagcagcagcagcagcaaatCCCGGGATCGGATCGACGTCATCACAAGAGGGACGGAAACGAAAGCATGTTGCATTAGACGTGGACGAGGAAACCATGGTGCAGAATGAACTGATTGGCATCCTGGAAAAGAATGGGAAACTGCTGAGTGCCCAACTGGAAGCTCAAAACATGAACTTTGAGCTGGACCGGGAGCAGCGTAAGCACCACGCCGATGGCTTAGTCGCAGTTCTTAACAAGCTCGCAGACGCTCTAGGGAGGATTGCGGATAAGCTgtag
- the LOC111806398 gene encoding trihelix transcription factor ASR3-like isoform X2, whose amino-acid sequence MSIDGGDDATKTPRLPRWTRQEILVLIQGKKVAETRVRGGRAASLAFGSAQVEPKWASVSSYCKRHGVNRGPVQCRKRWSNLAGDFKKIKEWESQIREDTESFWVMRNDLRRERKLPGFFDKEVYDILDSGPAPSPSPALALALAPAPPPALNSDEVKPDAEPEHVFDSSKIATADDGLFSDFEQDETSRSPMKEVAGKEVPAPTADGAIPAPTPLSEKLYQPAAQDCPVQGTSNDREAAAAANPGIGSTSSQEGRKRKHVALDVDEETMVQNELIGILEKNGKLLSAQLEAQNMNFELDREQRKHHADGLVAVLNKLADALGRIADKL is encoded by the exons ATGTCAATTGACGGCGGAGACGACGCCACCAAAACACCCAGGCTTCCCCGGTGGACTCGCCAGGAgattcttgttcttattcAGGGTAAGAAGGTTGCCGAGACAAGGGTTCGCGGCGGCCGGGCTGCTAGTCTTGCCTTTGGCTCTGCCCAGGTTGAACCCAAGTGGGCCTCTGTCTCCTCCTACTGTAAGAGGCATGGGGTCAATCGGGGTCCGGTCCAGTGCCGCAAGAGATGGAGCAATTTGGCTGGTGACTTCAAGAAGATCAAGGAGTGGGAGTCCCAAATTAGGGAAGATACTGAATCCTTTTGGGTCATGAGGAACGATTTGAGACGCGAGAGGAAATTGCCAGGGTTTTTCGACAAGGAGGTTTATGATATATTGGATTCCGGCCCAGCTCCTTCGCCATCGCCGGCTCTGGCTCTCGCTCTTGCTCCTGCTCCGCCCCCCGCTCTCAATTCCGATGAGGTCAAGCCCGATGCCGAGCCGGAGCACGTGTTCGACAGTTCTAAAATAGCGACAGCGGACGACGGTTTGTTCTCCGATTTCGAGCAGGACGAAACCAGCCGGAGCCCCATGAAGGAAGTCGCCGGGAAGGAGGTTCCAGCACCGACGGCCGACGGGGCAATTCCTGCTCCGACACCTTTATCAG AGAAGCTGTACCAACCTGCTGCTCAAGATTGTCCTGTCCAAG GCACATCAAATGACAgagaagcagcagcagcagcaaatCCCGGGATCGGATCGACGTCATCACAAGAGGGACGGAAACGAAAGCATGTTGCATTAGACGTGGACGAGGAAACCATGGTGCAGAATGAACTGATTGGCATCCTGGAAAAGAATGGGAAACTGCTGAGTGCCCAACTGGAAGCTCAAAACATGAACTTTGAGCTGGACCGGGAGCAGCGTAAGCACCACGCCGATGGCTTAGTCGCAGTTCTTAACAAGCTCGCAGACGCTCTAGGGAGGATTGCGGATAAGCTgtag
- the LOC111806400 gene encoding inactive leucine-rich repeat receptor-like protein kinase CORYNE, whose amino-acid sequence MGFFAFTIHTLLLLFVFWFPFFSGAKGGVQTDALVGSSEHFVPTPKTLHFKNGFQRILLSVALGVVTGLIGALLSVWFIRSLVGYLNRTPLLEGPLIFSPKIDADALQSALRNQTQLLGSSSSSSPNGKCYREVLANGLTVAVKRLEPIECGRAEARRRMQQQLAVLGGLKHRNVMSLRAYVAEMGSCCLVYDFVPSGSLEDAMRKVRENQLELNWEVRLRIAVGIARGLQFLHFECNPRILHCNLKPSNVLLDAEFEPRLADFGLTNLISDFDAPPSLYTAPECLNSSRYTDKSDIFSFGVILSVLLTGRDPTEQASLDRGDDSGSEGRLGRWLDQSVEPREALDKGIRGEGMEEEEEEEMVLALRIAGVCASELPEDRPCSDELLAMLTQLQSF is encoded by the exons ATGGGGTTCTTTGCATTCACCATCCACACTCTTCTCTTGCTGTTCGTATTTTGGTTTCCCTTCTTCTCAGGAGCCAAAGGCGGTGTTCAAACCGATGCACTTGTTGGTTCCTCCGAGCATTTCGTGCCAACTCCTAAAACTCTCCATTTCAAGAATGGGTTTCAGAGGATTCTTCTCAGCGTTGCGTTAGGGGTCGTTACTGGACTCATTGGCGCTTTGCTTTCTGTTTGGTTCATTCGGAGCCTTGTGGGTTACTTAAACAGAACCCCACTTCTCGAAGGACCCCTAATATTTTCCCCCAAAATCGACGCCGATGCTCTTCAGTCAGCGCTGCGGAACCAAACCCAGTTGTTGGGTTCGAGTTCGAGTTCGAGCCCAAATGGGAAGTGCTACAGGGAGGTTCTCGCGAATGGGCTGACGGTGGCGGTGAAGAGGCTCGAACCCATTGAATGCGGTAGGGCAGAGGCACGGCGGCGGATGCAACAGCAGCTGGCAGTGCTTGGCGGTTTGAAGCATCGGAATGTGATGAGCTTAAGGGCTTACGTCGCCGAAATGGGAAGCTGCTGCTTGGTTTATGACTTTGTGCCCAGTGGGTCTCTTGAGGACGCAATGAGGAAAGTGAGAGAGAACCAATTGGAACTTAATTGGGAAGTTCGGCTTCGAATTGCCGTTGGGATTGCCAGAGGGCTTCagtttcttcattttgaatgCAACCCTCGAATTCTTCACTGCAATTTGAAGCCTTCAAATGTGCTGTTGGATGCAGAGTTTGAACCAAGATTGGCTGATTTTGGGTTAACAAATCTCATCTCTGATTTTGATGCACCACCTTCTCTGTACACTGCCCCCGAGTGTCTTAACAGCTCCAG GTATACTGACAAGAGTGACATTTTCAGCTTTGGGGTTATACTGAGTGTTCTGTTAACCGGTAGAGATCCGACCGAGCAGGCTTCGTTGGACAGAGGAGATGACAGCGGCAGCGAGGGACGTTTAGGACGGTGGCTCGACCAATCAGTGGAGCCACGAGAAGCTCTGGATAAAGGCATCAGAGGAGAAggaatggaagaagaagaagaagaggagatgGTGTTGGCATTGAGAATTGCTGGAGTGTGCGCATCAGAATTGCCTGAGGACAGGCCTTGCAGCGATGAGCTACTTGCAATGCTGACCCAATTACAAAGCTTTTAA
- the LOC111806401 gene encoding light-regulated protein, chloroplastic-like produces the protein MQLQAAPSLAHPSSCYLLPPTTKLMAFSIPSRSKRRHPTSQTHRPILKAKASAVGQDPSTVDYSSVSSVFPAEACETVGGEACDVEMYPEVKLKPEAKKGGSVSEAVDREYLQYDSPKTVFPAEACDDLGGEFCDPEYQKGVY, from the exons ATGCAGTTGCAGGCAGCTCCTTCCCTGGCACATCCATCCTCATGCTACCTTCTCCCACCAACTACCAAATTGATGGCGTTCTCAATCCCATCTAGGTCCAAGCGAAGGCACCCCACTTCACAAACTCATCGCCCCATCCTAAAAGCGAAGGCAAGTGCGGTTGGACAAGACCCTTCAACGGTTGACTACAGCTCCGTGTCCTC TGTTTTTCCAGCAGAGGCTTGTGAAACTGTTGGAGGTGAAGCTTGTGATGTCGAAATGTATCCTGAAGTAAAGCTAAAACCAGAGGCTAAAAAGGGAGGCAGTGTCTCAGAGGCAGTTGATAGAGAGTATCTACAATATGACAGTCCTAAGAC AGTCTTTCCTGCGGAGGCTTGTGATGATCTGGGTGGTGAATTCTGTGATCCAGAGTATCAAAAGGGAGTTTACTAG
- the LOC111806399 gene encoding coiled-coil domain-containing protein SCD2-like: MDVKRTESPIYARQWSSESGSTGGPASPAMSPARGHHARSSSVSGISNIKRTQNFAAKAAAQRLAQVMASQTAVDDEDDQDDLGFRYSAPPPISLSRNVNNGGRLAVPTAKTTRSPSPGLARNFLEDIPSVRSTSAGRSSISHLSLPVAPPKTTLRTATSMPPLDPPTQRGKRFSSDTVRFNTKDSGDQREASGLRDELDILQEENENILVKLRLEEERCKEAETRVRELEKQVASLGEGVSLEAKLLSRKEAALRQREAALKEAKQSKDGGDKEIESLKSEVKKAKEETISVVQHLHGVEHDVKALRSMTQRMILTPKEMEEVVLKRCWLARYWGLAAKYGICLDIAVTKYEHWSSLAPLPFEIVISAGQKAKEEFSQKGDLDPEKRSHFVLDISDLTGEGNIESMLSVEMGLKELASLKVEEALVLALAQQRRPNSARQSLSDIKSPVDPKFMEAFELSPEESEDVLFKEAWLTYFWRRAKAHGIEEDIANERLQFWISRSAHSPSSHDAVDVEQGLTELRKLGIERRMWEASRKESA; this comes from the exons ATGGATGTGAAACGGACTGAGAGCCCGATTTATGCTCGCCAATGGAGCAGCGAATCAGGCAGCACAGGTGGTCCCGCGTCACCGGCCATGTCGCCGGCGCGCGGCCATCACGCTCGATCCTCCTCCGTTTCTGGAATTTCCAACATTAAGCGCACACAGAACTTCGCTGCAAAAGCTGCGGCTCAGCGGCTAGCTCAGGTTATGGCTTCTCAGACCGCCGTTGACGACGAAGACGATCAGGACGATTTAGGATTTCGTTATAGTGCTCCTCCTCCTATTTCGTTGTCTAGGAATGTTAATAACGGTGGTAGACTTGCTGTTCCTACTGCGAAAACCACTAGATCTCCCTCCCCTGGG TTAGCCAGAAATTTTTTAGAAGACATTCCTTCAGTTCGTTCCACTTCAGCAGGAAGATCGTCAATATCTCACCTTTCACTGCCAGTGGCTCCACCCAAAACAACACTGAGGACGGCAACTTCAATGCCACCCCTAGATCCGCCTActcaaagaggaaaaag ATTCTCATCAGATACAGTGCGTTTTAATACTAAAGATTCAGGAGATCAGCGAGAAGCATCTGGCCTTCGTGATGAA CTTGATATTCTAcaagaggagaacgagaacATTCTTGTGAAG CTCAGGCTTGAGGAAGAGAGATGTAAAGAAGCAGAAACAAGAGTTAGGGAACTTGAGAAGCAG GTTGCTTCTCTGGGAGAAGGTGTTTCTTTAGAAGCCAAACTTTTGAGCAG GAAGGAAGCTGCATTACGTCAGAGAGAG GCTGCACTTAAAGAAGCAAAACAATCGAAGGATGGGGGGGACAAGGAAATTGAATCCCTTAAATCTgaagttaag aaagcaaaagaagagACTATAAGTGTTGTTCAACACCTTCATGGAGTTGAACATGATGTGAAAGCCCTTCGATCTATGACGCAAAGAATGATTTTGACTCCGAAGGAGATG gAAGAAGTCGTTCTAAAAAGGTGTTGGCTTGCTCGCTACTGGGGACTGGCTGCAAAATATG GCATTTGTTTGGATATTGCTGTGACTAAGTACGAACACTGGTCATCTTTAGCACCACTGCCATTTGAGATTGTTATTTCTGCGGGACAAAAGGCTAAGGAAGAATTTTCTCAAAAAG GAGACCTGGATCCTGAGAAAAGGAGCCACTTTGTTCTTGATATAAGTGATCTAACCGGAGAAGGAAATATTGAAAGCATGCTATCTGTTGAAATGGGATTGAAAGAACTTGCTTCTTTGAAG GTGGAGGAGGCTCTTGTGCTTGCTCTGGCTCAACAGAGGCGACCAAATTCTGCGCGACAGTCTCTCTCAG ATATCAAATCGCCAGTTGATCCGAAGTTCATGGAGGCATTTG AATTGAGCCCAGAGGAATCTGAAGATGTTCTTTTCAAAGAG GCATGGCTTACATATTTTTGGAGAAGAGCCAAAGCTCATGGTATTGAAGAAGATATTGCGAATGAACGACTTCAGTTCTGGATTAGTCGCAGTGCTCACTCTCCTTCATCACATGATGCTGTTGATG TTGAGCAAGGCCTCACAGAGCTCAGGAAGTTGGGAATTGAGCGTAGAATGTGGGAAGCATCACGTAAAGAGAGTGCTTGA
- the LOC111806402 gene encoding RNA polymerase II C-terminal domain phosphatase-like 3, with translation MGKDGSVKIEGVEEGEVSYTASVEEISEEDFIKLESGPKVVLPKDSNRETRVWTMSDLYKNYPTMRHGYASGLYNLAWAQAVQNKPLNDIFVMETDPEEKSKQPSSSPSANGKGDGDSEEDRVLIDVSGDEMNCDNSNGEREEGELEEGEIDMDTEFMEEAVDSKAMLSDSHSMNDSDGQELDLMTKELDDQLKLIQKTLDGVTIDAAQKSFLEVCSQLQSSIEMFLELLQVKVVPRKDALIQRLYAALRIINSVFCSMSLNEKEEYMQHLSRLLSYVKNCDPPLFSPEQIKSVEVKMPSTDSLFHLSSMRASAKEVEIHMPNGVKNKDSYSAYTNAGQHLTSSTKFPSNSMPVGITAKNSLNILSEGLQSGVSSLKGRAPLLPLLDLHKDHDADSLPSPTKEAPTIFSVQKSGNTPAKLAFAVDGSRLHHYETDAHKAVSTYQQKFGRSSFSMADRLPSPTPSEEYDGGGDIGGEISSSSIIRSLKSSNSSKPGQNVSNSASNISTGLFSSLESSSTKGLISPLNVAPPSSVSDPTVKPLAKSRDPRLRIVNSDASAMGLNPRTMTSVQNSSMLECAAAINLRKQKMDLEPNTGVPEIKRQKIGSQNHAVAASDVRALPGSGGWLEDTMPAGPRLLNRNQMEIAEANATEKINVTNNSSPGNEGLPTINASNDASLPSLLKDIVVNPTMLLSLLKMNQKQQLAAELKSKSSESEKNTIYPTSLRPCQGSSPLINAPAVTSGILQQLAGMPSVPIVVAESHQDDLGKVRMKPRDPRRILHGNSPHNVGSLGNDQLKGVVPTTPNSEGCKDIPNGHKQESQGDLKLASSPTLLPDIGRQFTNNLKNIADIMTVPSPPTSQNSSSKPVKLGRMDTNVVGSSSIDNKVVTTATQEGDMVGPSRSQGTWGDLEHLFEGYDDKQKAAIQRERARRIQEQKKMFAARKLCLVLDLDHTLLNSAKFVEVDPVHDEILRKKEEQDREKALRHLFRFPHMGMWTKLRPGVWNFLEKASELFELHLYTMGNKQYATEMAKVLDPKGSLFAGRVISRGDDVDLVDGDDRIPRSKDLEGVLGMESAVVIIDDSIRVWPHNKMNLIVVERYTFFPCSRRQFGLLGPSLLEIDHDERPEDGTLASSLAVIQRIHQTFFSHPALDEVDVRNILASVQQKILAGCRIVFSRVFPVGEANPHLHPLWQTAEQFGAVCTNQIDEQVTHVVANSLGTDKVNWALSTGRFVVHPGWVEASALLYRRANEQDFAIKP, from the exons ATGGGGAAAGACGGGAGTGTTAAAATTGAAGGCGTCGAAGAAGGGGAAGTCTCTTATACAGCTTCGGTAGAGGAGATCAGTGAGGAGGATTTTATTAAGCTTGAATCTGGTCCTAAGGTAGTGCTTCCCAAAGATTCCAATCGGGAAACTAGAGTTTGGACCATGAGTGATTTGTATAAGAATTATCCCACCATGCGTCATGGTTATGCTTCCGGTTTGTACAATCTTGCTTGGGCACAGGCCGTGCAGAATAAGCCTCTGAATGATATTTTCGTTATGGAGACCGACCCCGAGGAGAAATCTAAGCAGCCGTCTTCCTCTCCTTCTGCGAATGGGAAGGGTGATGGTGATAGTGAAGAGGATAGAGTCCTGATCGATGTTAGCGGTGATGAAATGAATTGCGATAATTCAAATGGCGAGAGAGAGGAAGGTGAATTAGAGGAGGGTGAGATTGATATGGATACGGAGTTCATGGAAGAGGCTGTTGATTCCAAAGCAATGTTGTCCGACAGTCATTCTATGAATGATAGTGACGGTCAGGAACTTGATTTGATGACTAAGGAGTTGGACGACCAACTGAAACTGATTCAGAAAACATTGGATGGTGTTACAATCGACGCGGCACAGAA ATCGTTTCTGGAAGTTTGCTCCCAACTACAGAGTTCTATAGAGATGTTTTTGGAATTGCTCCAGGTAAAGGTAGTCCCGAGAAAGGATGCGCTCATTCAACGGTTATATGCTGCTCTTCGAATAATCAATTCT GTGTTCTGTTCCATGAGCCTCAACGAAAAGGAGGAGTACATGCAACATTTGTCGAG GTTGCTTTCTTATGTTAAAAATTGCGATCCTCCTCTCTTTTCTCCTGAGCAGATAAAATCG GTAGAGGTCAAAATGCCATCTACAGATTCCCTCTTCCATTTGTCCAGCATGAGAGCCAGTGCTAAAGAGGTCGAGATCCATATGCCTAATGGGGTGAAAAATAAGGATTCCTATTCTGCATATACAAATGCTGGTCAACATTTGACTTCTTCAACTAAATTCCCTTCGAACTCCATGCCTGTAGGGATTACAGCAAAAAATAGCCTAAATATCTTATCAGAAGGTTTGCAATCTGGGGTATCTAGCCTAAAGGGTAGAGCCCCCCTACTCCCTCTGTTAGACCTTCACAAGGATCATGATGCAGACAGTCTCCCGTCGCCTACTAAAGAAGCTCCTACAATTTTTTCTGTCCAAAAATCAGGGAATACCCCTGCAAAATTGGCCTTTGCTGTAGATGGATCTAGATTGCATCATTATGAAACTGATGCTCATAAAGCTGTTTCGACCTATCAACAGAAGTTTGGTCGAAGTTCCTTTTCAATGGCTGATAGACTTCCTAGTCCAACTCCTTCTGAAGAATATGACGGGGGTGGTGATATTGGTGGGGAGATTTCTAGTTCTTCCATTATCAGAAGTCTAAAgtcttcaaattcttctaaACCGGGTCAAAATGTATCAAACTCTGCTTCTAATATATCTACCGGTCTGTTTTCTAGCTTGGAAAGTTCCAGCACTAAAGGACTGATTAGTCCTCTAAATGTTGCTCCTCCAAGTTCTGTGTCAGATCCAACAGTAAAGCCTTTAGCAAAAAGTAGGGACCCTAGGCTACGAATTGTCAATTCTGATGCAAGTGCAATGGGTCTTAATCCACGCACAATGACTTCAGTGCAGAATTCTTCTATGTTAGAGTGTGCTGCAGCCATAAACTTGAGAAAGCAAAAGATGGATTTGGAGCCTAATACAGGTGTCCCTGAAATAAAAAGGCAGAAGATTGGATCTCAGAATCATGCAGTAGCTGCTAGTGATGTGAGAGCTCTCCCTGGAAGTGGTGGCTGGTTGGAAGATACCATGCCCGCTGGACCCAGACTTCTAAATAGGAATCAGATGGAGATTGCTGAAGCAAATGCAACTGAAAAAATCAATGTTACAAACAATTCTAGTCCTGGAAACGAGGGCTTGCCTACTATAAATGCTAGCAATGATGCTTCCTTGCCCTCACTGTTGAAAGATATTGTTGTGAACCCAACCATGCTCCTAAGTTTACTTAAAATGAACCAAAAGCAGCAATTAGCTGCTGAATTGAAATCAAAGTCGAGTGAATctgaaaaaaatacaatttatcCTACGAGCTTGCGTCCTTGCCAAGGATCTAGTCCACTTATAAATGCTCCTGCTGTGACCTCAGGAATTTTGCAGCAATTAGCAGGAATGCCAAGTGTACCAATAGTGGTTGCTGAG AGTCATCAGGATGATTTAGGAAAAGTTCGTATGAAACCTCGTGACCCTCGCCGTATCCTCCATGGTAATTCTCCTCATAATGTTGGGAGCTTGGGAAATGATCAGTTAAAAGGAGTTGTACCAACTACTCCAAACTCAGAAGGATGTAAGGACATACCAAATGGGCATAAGCAGGAAAGCCAGGGAGATTTGAAATTAGCTTCTTCACCAACATTACTACCTGATATTGGTAGACAGTTCACTAACAATCTGAAAAATATTGCTGACATTATGACTGTTCCCTCGCCACCCACTTCACAGAATTCATCATCAAAGCCAGTTAAATTGGGCAGGATGGATACTAATGTTGTAGGGTCAAGCTCTATAGACAATAAAGTTGTGACAACTGCTACCCAAGAAGGAGATATGGTTGGGCCCTCTCGTTCACAGGGTACATGGGGAGATCTTGAGCATCTATTTGAGGGCTACGATGACAAGCAAAAAGCTGCTATCCAGAGGGAGAGGGCAAGACGAATACAAGAGcagaaaaaaatgtttgctGCACGCAAACTCTGCCTTGTATTGGATCTAGATCACACACTTCTGAATTCAGCTAag TTTGTGGAAGTAGATCCAGTGCATgatgaaattttgagaaagaaagaggaacaGGATCGTGAGAAGGCACTGAGACATCTTTTCCGATTTCCTCATATGGGAATGTGGACAAAACTACGGCCTGGGGTCTGGAACTTTCTGGAAAAG GCCAGCGAGCTCTTTGAACTGCATCTGTACACAATGGGAAACAAGCAATATGCAACAGAGATGGCAAAAGTGCTTGATCCAAAAGGGTCTCTGTTTGCTGGGCGAGTTATTTCTCGAGGTGATGATGTAGACTTAGTGGACGGTGATGACAGGATACCCAGGAGTAAGGATCTGGAGGGTGTTTTGGGCATGGAGTCTGCTGTTGTTATAATAGATGATTCCATCAGGGTGTGGCCACATAACAAAATGAACTTGATTGTTGTAGAAAG GTATACTTTCTTTCCATGTAGTAGGCGCCAGTTTGGGCTTCTGGGGCCTTCTCTTCTAGAGATTGATCATGATGAGAGACCTGAAGATGGTACTTTGGCATCTTCACTGGCG GTTATCCAGAGAATCCACCAAACTTTTTTCTCCCATCCTGCATTAGATGAAGTAGATGTTAGAAATATCTTGGCCTCCGTGCAACAAAAGATTTTGGCTGGTTGCCGTATAGTGTTCAGCAGGGTTTTTCCGGTTGGTGAAGCAAATCCGCATCTGCATCCACTGTGGCAGACAGCAGAACAGTTTGGCGCCGTGTGCACCAACCAGATTGATGAACAGGTTACCCACGTTGTTGCAAATTCTCTTGGGACTGATAAG GTGAATTGGGCTCTCTCCACGGGAAGATTCGTGGTCCATCCAGGGTG GGTGGAAGCATCAGCTCTGCTTTACCGGAGGGCAAATGAGCAGGACTTCGCCATTAAACcataa
- the LOC111807513 gene encoding protein LAX PANICLE 2-like, translated as MNQMVPLPPPPPPPPPPFPFPLMNHFQPFHNNSNNNSLDHHHHHHHLFPLQHHPTTTNQTPSASKDRPLHDTPDEGWLRLSIGAATPDVVVHRHRPQPPGFRFGLTELDLLSPAGLGSKGHESSSVGDSSPGMVLAQPPPELNWTFRPISSHNPSSSNCSSSSLPYGPYFSTPFQLHPGLDLVAAATTAAAAGPSSDNNIRVIDPPRRPHSGIWFSLQASESNQGKQPALPQRSSYLRIKDGRMTVRLLIKYLVKKLRLDKESEIEIRCRGEKVEGCLTMQHVRDTIWCSKDSTLTTLLPNSSTMDHIMVLHYAILPTPHSSSLS; from the exons ATGAACCAAATGGTTCCTCTACCAccgcctcctccgccgcctccTCCGCCCTTCCCTTTTCCTCTCATGAATCATTTTCAACCTTTCCATAACAATTCTAACAATAATTCTCtcgatcatcatcatcaccatcatcatctctTCCCTCTTCAACACCATCCCACAACAACTAACCAAACCCCTTCCGCTTCCAAAGATCGACCTCTTCACGACACCCCCGACGAGGGTTGGCTTCGCCTTAGCATCGGAGCTGCCACTCCTGATGTTGTCGTCCACCGTCATCGTCCCCAACCGCCAGGCTTCCGCTTTGGATTGACCGAGCTCGATTTATTGTCCCCCGCCGGCCTCGGTTCAAAAGGACACGAGTCGTCCAGTGTCGGGGATTCTTCTCCCGGGATGGTTTTGGCTCAGCCGCCACCCGAGCTTAATTGGACATTTAGACCTATCTCCTCTCATAACCCTTCATCCTCTAATTGTTCTTCCTCATCTCTTCCATACGGACCTTACTTCTCCACGCCCTTTCAACTCCACCCCGGACTTGACTTAGTTGCTGCtgccaccaccgccgccgctgcCGGACCCAGCTCCGACAACAACATCAGGGTTATCGACCCTCCTCGCCGCCCTCATTCCGGGATTTGGTTTTCTCTTCAAGCTTCGGAATCAAACCA AGGGAAACAACCGGCGTTGCCTCAGAGATCCAGCTACTTACGAATCAa GGATGGAAGGATGACAGTTCGATTACTAATCAAGTACTTGGTGAAAAAGCTGAGGCTGGATAAGGAATCAGAG ATAGAGATACGATGCAGAGGAGAGAAGGTGGAGGGTTGCTTGACGATGCAGCATGTTAGAGATACCATTTGGTGCTCCAAAGACTCAACTCTTACAACTTTGCTTCCAAATTCCTCAACCATGGATCACATTATGGTTCTTCACTACGCCATTCTTCCCACTCCtcactcttcttctctttcttaa